The Lolium rigidum isolate FL_2022 chromosome 2, APGP_CSIRO_Lrig_0.1, whole genome shotgun sequence genomic interval TTATTTGTCGGGTAATAACTACCTATTTGTAAGTATAACTTCTATTTCCAACATACTCCCTACTTTTAAAATAATTGAAGTTCTTTAGGTTAAATTcccctaagtttgaccaaatttgtaAAAAATGTGTCAATATCTACAACGTCACATCTATATATTATGTGATGAATTCAATAAAACTAAATTGGTGCCTTAGATGTTGACATATTTTCTACAAAGACGGTCAAACTTAGAGTAATTTAACTTAGATCAAACTTAAGAGTAATTTAACTTAGGACAAACTAAGAACTTCAATTATTTTAAAACCGAGAGAGTAGATGAAAATGTATTGGTGAAAATAGGTTGAAGAGGATTGGTTGTGAAATACTGCCTTTTGATTAAATTTTCTTGTCATTGCAGGTTCAGATTCTCCTCCTATGATTGATGATGAAGTGATAGACTAGGATCAGAGTAAATCTTATTTTTAACATACTTTTTTGAGTACTGAAGATGCAATTATGCCACCGTACAATTttttgtgctttttttttttgttaaaaaatgAGTTTATGTTTGAGCAAAGCGTGAACGCGTTGACTCATATACTATGTTAACCGAAGGaggtgaaaatatttattttttcgtAGTTTTTGGATCGTACGAATTAGCCGTTGTTATACCCAAATCCTAGGCCAGCCATTaattgtagttttttttttacctCCGTGATTGAGTTCTTTCTATGTTTCTGCAAATGTGCACCCTTGTATAATTGCATTGTTAGCTATATGCAAACAAACAATGAGATTTTCACCTCCAATAGTTGATTGGCCATCGCAAAAGTACTTCTTTATAGAGATATGATAATATACACAAAAGATTAACAGCTCAAGAAACAGTTTTCTGCATTCCTGTTGTTTTGTATCTACTCAACCTCGGATGTATTTACAGCCTATTTTCCAGAATAATTCATTTTTTCTCTCCTAAATCTACTGAAACCAATTAAGTATGTAGGCATAATAAGCCTCACAAAAAAATGTTCAGAAAAGGACCAAAAAAATCAACGGAGCTATCTATCGCTTCCATGGATGGTTCACTCAGCCATCTCCTGAATGATGCTCAGAGCCCGCTTCAGCCGCGAGGCCCGCGACCTAGCGGCGAGCTTCTCGTCGCTCTTCTTCGCCGGACTTATCGGCAGCCCGTACTCCCCGAGAGTCCGCTCGTTAAGCTTCTGGTTGAACAAGAAGTCCTTTCCGTCTTCTAGCTCCTGTTGCACCGGTACGACGCGCACCTTCTTAATCTTGCCGCCACGCCGCTGTGGCCTCTTGGCCGCGAGCGCCGTGCTCGCGCGCACGGCGAGCGCCGCCATGTCGGCGCTCGAGAGCGGCCGCCCGAGCACTGTCGCCGGGAGCAGGAAGTATATCTGCCCCGGCAGGAGCAGCTCGCTGGCGGCCAGCGCCGGTGGGGGCTCGTTGAAGTAGAGCTCGTCGGAGTTGCAGACGAAGAAGGAGGCAGCTTCACCGCCGAGAACGTCGGAGACGGTGACGCGGGGGCTGGCCGGGAGCTCCTTCAGCGAGCCGTCGGCAGATATGACCCTGACCGGCGCCTGCTGCGAGAGGCTGCCTCGCTGGTTGAAACAGCTGGAAAGCTTGGCTCCCATGAAATCTTTGCGTTCTCGCGGTGTGTGCGCGAGTGGAAGTGTTGAGATTCTTCTTTGGGTTCGTTGGAACTTGGATGTAGAGGTTCAGAGGATAGTTGCGCATATATATACAGGTGGGTGGTGAGGATCAAAGGTGATAAAGAAATGGATAAATGACTTATCACTTCAACCCCTTGCTTATTGTCTTATTGTGTAAACGCACATGCTATGATTGCAAATTTCTTACATGCTTAAAACAGTAGTAACATCAGTTGCATAAGACCCATGGTAGCAATAGGACTCGGAAAGTATATGAAGAATAAATTATTTTCAATATTTTTTTATACTAGCATTAGTTTAGTAGTACAATTGTGTTAGTTCTGCGGCGAACTGTCGTCACTAGTTCGACTTCTTTTTCTCTACCGAAGGAGGAGAAATGAGGCTTGGTAATGGAAGTCGATGTCATACCAACATAAGTGAAGAAAAGGGCAAGCAAATGTTGCTCAATGTTCTTTGTGTGTAGGTGACAGGTTAACCTTAGATATGTTAATTCCATGGTACAAAGCATGTACATTGTCAAACACTATGGTTGTGACACTGTATTTCCTTATAAACCTCACATTTCAAAAAAGTCAGGTGCATGTAGATCCTGCATCCTTACAACAACAACTAAAACAGTGTTCGTGCACACTCGAGGGCAGATGCCAAAATAACATAGCTTGGTAAACTAATCTTGTTGATTCATCGCAACACAATACATACGCTACTAATCTTGATCCTTACTGTCCAAAAGGATAAAGTAATCTTCCTCAGATGCGAAAATCGATTCTCACAGGGCTCGGAACGCAAAAGCAATAAcaagacaaggaggagaaagctgCCGTGAGCGGTGACGCACGCTCTTGCCGAATTCTGCGCCCTGAAATCTGAATCCAGATATCCACCCCACCGTATAGGAACCAGACAGCGACGACTATTCCTCTTCTGGAAGTGACCACTGAGAGTGACTCGAGAGTCAACGTTCTGGAGATGCACACCCGTGGGCAAGGGCACCGCGCGCGTGTCCCCGTCATTCTTTGCTCGCCTCAGCACGCACGTTCGCACTTGGGGCTGGGACCTTGCGCCCCAAACAATCGCCACGGCTTTTTCTGCGTCAAGCGTACGTAGCTTCGCCCGTGCTTCGATGGGCAGCCGCAACAGGAGAATGTCCCAGGTGTGAAAAACGGCAGAGGAGGAAACAGTGACTGTTTCAAGAACAGGTATGACTTGGAGCTCATCGGATGCGGCCGGCGGGCAGTAACCGTCCGTCGCAGGTAAAGATTTCTCGTCGGAGACGGGAGTCGCGTAGTCGCTTCGTTGCCTTCTGGATCGATCAACGGAGCCAAATTACCGGTCTGGCACGTTGGGTCGCTTCGACGGGGTCTCATTCTCGCAGCAGGTAACCGGGAAACCGGTGTACTTCGGCCGGCCGAgtgtttgttatttttatttcctTCTTTTATGGGTAACCTCCTCCTATTTTTAAGTAGTAAGTAGTAGTAGTGGTAGTAGAATGTTTATATTTATCGCGTGGTACACGTGATAAGCTACTctcaaacaaataaaaagaatgtttatatttttttaaatagATTAAACATAAATGTGAAAATAGGTTGAAAAAGATCAATTGTGAAAATAGACAAGAGCATAAGAATAATGCGAGTGGAGTAACTTGGAGCACAACAGATTTGATAAAGTCACGACAATAGAATGGTTATTTTGATGGGTCTGATGTTCACTATATATAGCTCTATATTTTACATTTCATTTTGCATTTtctaagttgactgagattttcttctaACAAGTGTAGCTGCACTTGAGTAAAAAGGGAATTTAGAACTAGATAGTTATAGTTGGTTCTCAATTCTTTAAGGCGATCAAACCCTAGCTACACCCGTGTTGCTGCGAAACCGACCTCTCCCTTCACCTTGCCCCTCTCGTCTTAATTGTCGCTAGCTCTAGGCCGGCTGGGTAGCGATGGAGCCTCTGAGAAAAGAACCTTCCCCTATCTTTCCCTCTAGTCTCTAACCTATGCTCCCTCGGCTTCTCTCTCCTTTGTGGTTGCCAGTGTGGTGTGCTGCCTTCTATTAGGATTTCGCACGTCAAGGTCCATGCCTTGTTGATGGTCTGGATACGCTCGCTTTCGAGCTCTGATCTATCGAGATCATAGCAATGGAGGGGATCTTTGTTGATGTCTTGGACATAAGCAAGAAGGGGTCTCACGTTTTGTTGTCGCACAAGATTGTTTTATGCCACGACTCTGGATCCAGGAACCGTTGGTGTCAACTTGGCTCTAAGAATGATTTGTAATACATGCTCCCATATCACGCCCCTTCTATCTTAGTAGGAACGATGAGACCAGTACCTTACGCGGGATCCCCGCCATCACTTTCTAGCATGCTACCCCTCAACCCTCCTTGTCACTAGCCACCCTTCTGCTGGTATATCCTCTTTCGTCTTTGCTTCCTCCTCTCATTTTCGTGCTCGCATGCATTTTCATGTCCGCCCGTTGTCGCACCAATGTAATCGTCTCCCCCATGTCTCGTGCTGACACAGACGACAACCCGATATCTCTTGTTTTGTTGTTGAGCTCTTCCATGGTAAATTTTGATACCCCATGTGGCCTCATTAGTTGCTTCTCTTACTGCTGTCATGCCACAATGTATAGTCTCTGCCGCCTTCCTATATTCGgcttcatgcaaaaaaaaaagtggtgTAGATTCAAGTGAAAGTCATCCTTTCCAATGCTTGTTTGCAAAAGTACCTCACTCTCTAGTTTCAAGCCAAgttggggagaccttatgttcgatACTCTTGGATCTTCTCGTTCTCTAGTCACTCTTCTCCATCCTTTGAGGAAACCTAGGGCATTGACAAAGAGTGCAACCATATAGCCAGATTAGGTTGGCTTGATGAAGACTAACAAACCTTACTGTTCAACTCAAATTCGACAATCAAGAGCTTGTTCCATTTGGGAGTAACTTTAGggctcatttgattcataggatttgtacAGGACTTGTATACAATTTTTCTATACAAGTTGTTTGATTTATGTGAACATATCCCATTGGAACTAATCCTatgaatcttgtagtgcaaatcttatacggaaaaaagtaggtcATACCTAATGAAAAATTCATTTGCTACAATCAAGCACACATCATCTTCCTATACGATCCAGGTAGGCACGCCATCTCAATCTTAAGCTCTTCCCactcctatgtttttcctatcttATGAATCAAATGAGTCCTTGGACACGTTTTTTCCCTCTTTATTTTCACTTCTATTTAGAGTGCTTGTTTTTGGTAGCCTCCTCGGTTGAGTTGCTTACTTGTATATGCAGTAAAGTGCATCCTTGTAATTGCATTTTGAGTTTACGCCAACAAAAACATGATAATACTTTGTTCCCATATTTTCAGGAAAAATGTAGATTTGCCATCAATAGTTTTTCTATCTCGAAGAGACAGGATAATATACAAAATAGATTAACAACTCAAGAAACAGTTTTTTGCATTCCGGTTGTTTTGTACCTACTGCATCATACACACCCTGGGAAGTATTTACAACCTATTTCCCGGCATTCATTTTTCTTGTCTACTAAATCTACTAAAACCAATTAAATATGTAGGCTTATTAACCTCATATAAAATGGTTCAGAAAAGGACCCAAAAAAATGAACAATACTATCTAGCTATCTCTCATGCAGGGATGCTTTCACTCAGCCATCTCCTGAATGATGCTCAGAGCCCGCTTCAGCCGCGACTGTGCGGCGAGCTTCTCGTCGCTCTTCTTCGCCGGACTTATCGACAGCACCAACTCCCCGAGCGTCCGTTCGTTAACCTTCTGGTTGAACAGGACGTCTTCGCCGGCTTCCAGCTCACCCTCTTGCATCGGCACGACGCGCACCTTCTGATTCTTGCCGCCACGCCGTTGCGGCCTCTTGGTCGCGAGCGCCGCGCTCGCGCGCACGGCCAGCGAGGCCATGTCCGCGCTCGACAGTGGTCGTCCGAGCACCGCCGCTGGGAGCAGGAAGTATATCTGCCCCGGCTGGAGCAGCTCGCCGGCGGCAAGCGCCGGTGGGGGCTCGTTGAAGTAGAGGTCATCGGAGTTGCACACGAAGAAAGAGGAGGCGGCGTCGCCGCCGAGAACGTCGGAGACGGCGACGTGGGGGCTGGCCGGGAGCTCCTTCAGCGAGCCGTCGGCGGCGATGACCCTGACCGGCGCCGGCTGTTGCGCCTGCTGCGAGAGGCTGCTTCGGTGGTTGAAACAGCTGGAAAGCTTGGCTCCCATGGAATCTTTGCTTTTGTATACTGTGAGTGGAAGTGTTGATGTTCTTTTCAGTTCGTTGGAACTTGGATGTGGAGATTAAAGGGGTGGTGGTGTATATATAGAGGTAGGTGGTGAGAATCAAAAAAGAGACAAACAAAAAGGAGGCATGACTTATCACTTCAACCCCCCGCTTCTTATCCAATTGTGTGAATGCACACGCACTAACTGAAATTTGCTGAAGGAATTTCAGGTATGTTTTGTGAGCAGATGTGACACTTGTGAAAAGAGGGTTCTCAAAATCTTTAAAAACAGAGAAACATATATTCCATGAAGTACGGATATCAGACATTCCGATTGTAAAATCCCGTAATGAGCAACTACAGCCAACAACAACAAAACTTCCATGCTGATGGGGACCTCGGACATGCGTTCGGAGTTGTAGTAAGGTTCTCTGAAGTTAGAGATTGGTCAACCAGTGGCGATGTTGTGCGGGACAAAAACATTCATCCACCACGTTGGTGGTGATCTCGCCGGTGGCGTTGAGGTGGGGGGATAGTTTTGTCACTACTACAATGGTGTGGTGGATCTCATTCAGTCTAAGAGTTCGGTGAGGCGTTGGTCCTTAGGGACACGTGCACGAAGACTTCCTGAATGCTATTAACATCGTTAGGCCGACTTCCTGAATGGGCATCAATGCTCTGTCCACTTTCAGATTTTTGAAAAATTCAACACCACACAAAACTATGTCTCTAAAAACAATAgtgttaaatatatagatagatacatATAGTAGGGATGTATGCAAAAAAAATGCCgttaaaatatgttgtattttgagaaATATAAAAAGATAGATTTCTACAATTTATTGTctaaaatttgtttttttgtatTTCTAGGAATTCAAAGTATTCTTTATTGGGACTTCTTTTGCGTAGGCTCCGCCTATTCATATCTATCTATATTTATAATGTCATAATTTTTAGAAATATTGAAGTGTgaagttttaaaattttcaaaaatctaaaAGGAAAGAGAGCACTGGTGCACATGTGCAGCAAATGCCTCACCAAA includes:
- the LOC124686690 gene encoding uncharacterized protein LOC124686690, whose protein sequence is MGAKLSSCFNQRGSLSQQAPVRVISADGSLKELPASPRVTVSDVLGGEAASFFVCNSDELYFNEPPPALAASELLLPGQIYFLLPATVLGRPLSSADMAALAVRASTALAAKRPQRRGGKIKKVRVVPVQQELEDGKDFLFNQKLNERTLGEYGLPISPAKKSDEKLAARSRASRLKRALSIIQEMAE
- the LOC124686689 gene encoding uncharacterized protein LOC124686689 gives rise to the protein MGAKLSSCFNHRSSLSQQAQQPAPVRVIAADGSLKELPASPHVAVSDVLGGDAASSFFVCNSDDLYFNEPPPALAAGELLQPGQIYFLLPAAVLGRPLSSADMASLAVRASAALATKRPQRRGGKNQKVRVVPMQEGELEAGEDVLFNQKVNERTLGELVLSISPAKKSDEKLAAQSRLKRALSIIQEMAE